The window AACCCAGTATCATCCGCTTCATTGGCTTAAAAGGACGACTGTAGCAATTCTAAGGCATCGTCTCTATCCTGATTGTGAGTATAGAGGCTGTGAAAAAACATGTCAACCAAAACCGAGCAGAACCAAAGATGCCGGACGCCATCCTAAAATGGCCGACCTTATCCGCAAGGCCGGAAGCCAACTCATTCGCCGCCGGTTCAATGACATCTCCGATCTCAACGCCGCGCTCTATGCCAGTCTGGTAGAACATCTGGAGCGTACCGGACGGCTCCGCACCAAGCCATTCGACGCCGCCGCCTGTCCCGATGCCACCCTTGCCGATATCGCGGAAGATAAGTTGAAATGGTTTCTCGGACTGACCCGCCGCGAGCGTCAATATCCCTTGCGCGAAGATGCGCCGCCTTCCGAGGCCCTGGCGCACCTCAACCTTCTCGATGCCGGGCAGCCCAGCCATGCCGCCGTTCTGCTTTTCGCCCGCCAGCCCCAGAAATTCCTGCTCACCTCCGAGGTCAAGTGCATGCGTTTCCACGGCACGGAAGTCGGCAAACCCATTCCCTCCTATCAGATTTACCGGGGCACGGTCTTCGAACTCGTGGATCAGGCCGTGGACTTCGTCATGTCCAAGATTGATCGCGCCGTCGGCACCCGCGCCCTCGGCCCGCAAGCGCCTGTTGAATACGAACTGCCTCGCGAAGCCGTGGCCGAAGCCATCGTCAACGCCGTTGCTCACCGCGACTACACCAGCAATGCCAGCGTGCAGGTCATGCTCTTCGCCGACCGGCTTGAGGTCTGGAACCCCGGCGAACTTCCACCTCCGCTGACCCTTGAACAATTGCGCTTGCCCCACGCCTCCATCCCTCGCAATCCGCTCATTGCCGAGCCCTTGTTTCTGGCGCGCTACGCCGAGAAGGCCGGCAGCGGCATTCTTGATATGATCGCTCGCTGCCAACAAGCGGGCTTGCCCTCGCCCCAATTCCATCAGGAAGGCGGTCAGTTTATCCAGACACTCTGGCGACCCAAGCCAGTGGCAACCGAACAAGTCGAGGCCCATGATGAGGCCCATGATGAGGCCCATGATCAAGTCAGCTTGTCGGAACGCCGGATCATGACCGCTTGTCTTGCGGCGCCGCAGAGCACACCAGAGCTTTTAACTGCCTTGGGTTACCCCGCACGTACTGGTAACTTCAAGCGCGGCCTGAAAAACCTGATTGCTCTGAATTTACTGGAAATGAGCTTGCCGGAAAGCCCTCGCAGTAAGAACCAGAAATACCGCCTTACGGATAAAGGCCGCGCCTGGATCGCCCTCCAAAAACCAGAAGGAGGCGCGCGATGACTGACGGTACTTCGACTCCGCTCAGCACAGGCCTTAAGCCGTACCCGAAATATGAGACGAGCATGTTTACGACGATCTTCTGGGATATTGTTTGCAGTAAATCGAATCGCTCAAGGCGAAGGGCATCATTTAAGGAGATGAATTCCGTCATTCCGGCGCACGCCGGAATCCAGGCCAGAGAACGAAAACTTGAAGATGGACTCCTGCCTTCACCGGAGTGACGTTATAAACGTTAAAATGAACGGCAAAAGAGCTAGTCAAACAAAGAGGACCCCTCTCCATGGTTTGCGCGTCATTGATCTGGGCCAGGTCTACGCCGGGCCTTATGCTGCCCGGATACTGGCGGATATGGGTGCAGAAGTAATCCGGGTGGAATCGGCGGTGCGGTCCGGGCGGGGAGGGCAAAATCCTCAACCAGGGGCGATTTACCCAGATGGCGATCCCGGCAAAAAGCCTTACAATCGCTCGGCCTACTATAACGAGCTCAACCGCAACAAGCTCGCCGTCAGCCTCGATCTGTCTAAAGAGCAAGGGCGAGAGGTTTTCAAGAGGCTGGTAAAGGTCAGCGACGGGGTGATCGAGAACTTCAGCCCGCGGGTGATGGCCAATTTCGAATTGGACTACCCGGTGTTGAGCCAGATCAATCCCAAAATCATCATGGCCTCGATCTCCGGTTACGGGCAGACCGGCCCCTATCGCGATTATGTCAGCTTCGGGCGAGGAATTGAAGCAATGTCCGGGCTCTCCGAGATCACTGGCTATGAAGATGGACAGCCGCTTGGGCCCGGAATTGCCTATGCCGACGCCAACGCCGGACTTCACGCTGCCTTCGCTATCCTGGCAGCGCTACGGCAGCGCCGACGAACGGGAAAGGGCCAGCACATCGATCTCTCGCTCCGGGAAAGTCTAACATCACTCCTTGGAGAGCAGATTATCAATTCCTCGATGAACCACAGAGCTCCAGTGCGGAAGGGAAATCAGGACTGCCCGAAGGCGTTTCAGGGTTGCTATCGCTGCCGCGGCGACGATGCGTGGATAGCTATTTCGATCTGCTCCAAGCAGGAATGGAAATCGCTTTGGAGCATCATCGGCCATCCGCCAAATCTCCCAGATTTGTCCATTTTGGAAGAAGGACGGGAGGAGTTGGAAAGACTGATCGAGTGCTGGACGCTTGAATACGAACCTGAAGAAGCTATGAATATTCTGCAACGGGCAGGCGTGCGCGCAGGGATGGTATGCGGTGCCGGGGAACTCACAAGCAACCCACACCTCCAGGCAAGAGGCTCCTTCGAGAAGATGGCCCATCCCGAAGCAGGCATCCATCCGAATCCCGGCATGCCCTGGAAGTTCAGCCGGTCTCCCCTCCATATCAGAATGCCTGCCCCATGCTTTGCCCAGCATAACAACTATGTTTTCGGCGACCTGCTGGGAATGTCATCGGAAGAGATTGCGAAACTGGAAGCAGAAGGGGTTACGGCCAGATTCCCAACCCGGTAGAAAATATTTAAGCCTATCTGCTCATGACAAGACCCTTCCTTAGTGATACAGTGATCACTGAAGCAATGGGAGGCCCTTGAGTGAACGGCCAGAGGTGCCGGTTGCCAAGGTTCCCTTGAAATGCTACCATGGAAATCAAGGGAAATAAAAAACATGCGCTGTCGCGGTATCCGTGGGGCAACCACTGCTCAAAACAACACCAGGGAAGAGATACTCCATGCAACGAGGGAGTTGTTGCAGAATCTCATCGAGGCTAACCAGATCAAAGTGGAAGAAGTGGCTTATGCCTATTTCACCACCACCACGGATCTGAATGCCGAATTTCCAGCCGTGGCGGCCCGTGAGATCGGATGGACGAATACGGCACTTCTCTGCGGACATGAGATGAGCGTACCCGGCAGCCTGGAAAAGTGCATCCGCATCCTGATCCTTTACAACACTGAGAAATCCGCCGCCGAGATGGCACACATCTATCTGAAGGGAGCGGAGAATCTGAGAAGCAATTTTTCCAGGAACGAAACGAGGTGATGGAAACATGTTGGTGGTTTTAGGGAAAACGGCCCGGGAAGAAGACTTACAAGGCCTGCTGGACCGGCTGAGCAAAGAAGGCCTAGCCGGGCATGTATCTCGCGGGGTGGATCGTACTGTCATTGGAGTGGTGGGCCAGACCCATCCGGAATTCCGTGATATTCTGGTGGTGCTTCCCGGCGTCGAGGATGTGATCCCCATCAGCAAGCCTTATAAGCTGGCAAGCCGCGAATTCAATCCTGCCGATACCACCATCAACGTCGGCGGGGTAATCATCGGGGGAAATTCTATCGTCATCATGGCTGGCCCCTGTGCAGTGGAAAGCGAGGAGCAGATCATGGCCACCGCCCGGGCAGTAAAAAAGGCCGGAGCTCAAATCCTGCGCGGCGGGGCTTTCAAGCCGAGCACTTCACCCTATAGCTTCCGCGGTTTGGGGGAAGAAGGCCTAAAACTCCTGGCAGAGGCTCGCGCCGAAACGGGTTTACCGATCATCACCGAAGTGCTCACGCCCCGTGATGTTGAGCTGGTTTCCCGCTATGCCGATATTCTTCAGATCGGTGCACGCAACATGCAGAATTTCATCCTCCTGGATGAAGTGGGCCAAATCAAGAAGCCGGTGATGCTCAAACGGGGAATGTCGGCCACCATTCAGGAATGGCTCCTTTCGGCGGAATATATTCTCTCCCACGGAAATCGCCAGGTGATGCTCTGCGAACGGGGGATCCGAACCTTCGAGACTTACACCCGAAACACGATGGACATCAGCGCCATCCCGATTATCAAGAAACTCAGTCATCTGCCGATCATTGCCGATCCCAGCCACGGCACCGGGAAATGGGACCTGGTTACCCCAATGGCTCTGGCTTCTATCGCTTCAGGAGCAGACGGCATTATCGTTGAGGTTCATCCCAATCCGGATAAAGCGCTGAAGGATGGGCCGCAGTCGCTCACCTTCGAGAACTTCGAGATGCTGACTTCCAAGCTAGTTCCGATAGCATCCTCAGTGGGTAGAAAGGCCGGATAACAATCCATGCCGATAACCAAAAAGCGTGGGGAGATCATCGATACAAAGAAGGGTTTGGTGTTCGGCACGGCAGGGATTCCGCATAGCACTAATTCTCCGCATACGGCACAGGCTGGTATTACACGTATTCACGGGCTTGGACTCGGATGCATGGAAATGGAGTTTGTGCAAGGGGTCAATATGGGAGAGAAGACGGCCCTGGCAATCGGCGCGGCTGCCCGAAACCGGGGGATAAGGCTCACTGCACATTGCCCCTATTACATCAATCTCAATTCACCTGAGGAGGAGAAGGTCCTTGCCAGCAAAGAGCGAATTCTCCAGACGGCTCGGGTAGCCTCGGCATTCGGTGCGGATGGGGTGGTGTTCCACGCCGCTTTCTATATGAAAACCCCTCTGGAAGAAGTCTATGACAAAGTGAAGCGGCACCTCATCGAGATCGTGGACCAACTGGACAAAGAGAAAAAGCGGGTCTGGATTCGACCAGAGGTCATGGGAAAAGCCTCCCAGTTCGGCACTTTGAATGAGATACTCCGGTTGAGCACAGAAGTGGAAGGCGTAGCGCCCTGCATCGATTTTGCCCATCTGCACGCTCGAACGGGAAATTTCAACTCACACAAGGAATTCTCTCAGGTTTTGTACCAAGTTGGGGAAAAGCTGGGCAGAAAAGGGCTGGATAATTTACATCTTCACATATCGGGGATTGAGTATGGCGATAAAGGGGAGAGAAAGCACCTGAACCTGGGGGAATCGGATTTCCAGTATGTAGAGCTTCTCCAGGCTCTCAAAGATCATGAGGCCAAAGGGATGGTCATTTGTGAAAGCCCCAATCTTGAAGGAGATGCCTCTCTCTTGCAGGCAACCTACCAGACGCTGTAGCAACAGTTTGCGAGATAGAATGCCGACAGAGGTGTTAAAACTTTGAATCTTTCCGTGCAGCTGGCACCGAAAAACAAACGAGGCTTGCTTCTGGCCAATCCAGTGATCGCCGCTTCCGGCACTTTTGGATATGGGACCGAATACGCGGAGCTGATCGATATCCAAAAGCTGGGCGCCATCGTCTCCAAGGGGATAACGCTCCGGCCTCGCCAGGGAAATCCCCAGCCGCGGCTGGTGGAAACTGCCTCCGGATTGCTCAATTCAATCGGGCTGGAGAACATCGGGGTGAAAGCCCTGATACGGCAGAAAGCACCTCTGTGGGCTCAATGGCAGGTTCCGGTGATCGTCAACATCGCCGGGGATAGCATCGAAGAGTATGCCGAGTTGGCAGGAATGCTGGAGAGTGTGCCTGGAATCAGCGGAATCGAGGTGAACATCAGTTGTCCTAACGTGGCAGCTGGTGGAATGGCATTTGGGACCGATTCCGGAATGGCGGCCGCAGTAACTTCCGCTGTTAGAAATCGAACCACCCTGCCGATTATCGTCAAGCTGACCCCGAATGTGACGGATATCGTCCCGATTGCTCGCGCCGTTGTGGACGCCGGTGCCGATTCTCTGACCGTTGCCAATACCTTCAAGGGCATGGCCATTAATATATCCAGTCGTCGACCCGTGCTGGGGAATATCGCCGGAGGGCTTTCCGGACCGGCAATCAAGCCTCTGGCGCTTCATCTGGTCTATAGAGTGGCTCAAGCAGTGAAGGTGCCCATCATCGGATGCGGTGGAATCGCCTCTGCTGGCGATGCACTCGAATTCATTATGGCTGGCGCCAGCGCGGTTCAGGTGGGAACAGCCACCTTTGTCGATCCCCGGATACTGACCGGGATTGCAGAAGGGATTGAGCACTTCATGGGAAAAGCCGGATTGACCGATCTTCAGGAGCTCATCGGCGCAGCAAACAGCGGGTACAAATCGATATGACATTACACATGAAACCTGCAGAACTGAAAGAGGCGTTTCTCGATCTGATCTTCCCTCCGCGATGCATTGGCTGCGGCAAGGAAGGAGGGTTTTTGTGCGCGCCTTGCAGTGAGGCTCTTCCTGCCCTGGAACCGCCGTTTTGCCAACGCTGCGGAGTTCCCACATCGGATGGAAAGCTGTGTCAGAACTGCCGCAACTGGTCTCCCGCTATCGATGGGATTCGTTCGCCTTTTCTTCATACGGGACTGGCGCGCCAAGCCGTTCATCACCTTAAATACAAAAATCAGAAAGTCTTGGCCCGACCCATAGCCGGGGTTATGGCTAAATATTTGAAGTCCAACCCCCTGCCTGTTGATGTCTTGACGGCCGTGCCGACGCACCCCAAGAGAACACGCCAGCGTGGTTATAACCAGGCCGATTTGATAGTAAGGGAGCTCAGCCAGACCATCCAATTGCCGGCTTCTCAGGAAACACTCGCACGCCGGAGAAACACCCCTTCTCAGGTTTCCCTGGGAGCCGAGGCTCGCCGCAAGAATGTCCAAGAAGCCTTCATATGTAAAGACAAGTCTCTCTCAAGTAAACGGGTGCTTCTTGTAGACGATGTATGTACTACCGGTGCCACCTTAAATGCCTGCGCCGTGGCTCTGAAAGAGGCTGGAGCAGCCTCTGTTTGGGGATTGACCTTTTCCAGAGAATGCTGAAGATCGGAGGATGACGTGAATCTAGTTATCAGAGGTAAAAACATCGAGGTTCCGGAAAACGCCAGGGATTACATCACCAAGAAGACCAATCGATTTGATCGCCATCTGAAAACCATCACTGAGATCAAGGTGGAAGTATCGGAAGAGAAAACACGATCAAAAGAGAACCAGTATGTGGTGGAAATGACCATCAACTGCCAGGGCACCTATATCAGAGGTGAAAAGCGAGGGCCGGATATTTTTTCTGCCGCTGATGCTGCTACGGATGTGGTCGAACACCAAATCGATCGATACAGGGGACACCTTCAAAACAGAAAGTCACAGCCTGCATCCCAAAAAGAGACCGTGGAGGTTGATGAGACTTTCGATAAGGAAAGCACGCCCATAAAAGTGAAACGTTTTCCGATCAGGCCGATGTCGCCCGAGGAAGCAATCGATCAAATGGAATTGCTGGGACACGACTTCTTTGTCTTTTTCAGCCGTAACAACGATCAAATCAATGTGGTGTATCGCCGCAAAGACGGGGCCTATGGTTTGATCGAACCTGAATTCGACTAGAGAATGTGGCGGGTGGTGCCCATGGCACCACCCGCCACGCGAAGAGGTCAGAACTGCAACGAAATATCAACGCCGCTAATTGGCCGAAGATGTCAGACTTGCCTTCAGGTATCTTTCGATCTCACTCAACGGATACAGCTCGCACTCAATTGGGACCCCAGGCGATAGCCGGGATACGCTTCCTGAGCTTCCAAATGCCTCTTGCATGAATGCACTGCCAAAATCTCCCAGCAAGACAAACCGCACGCAAATGTCACGTCCTGAAATCTCCCGGTATTCGTAAGCCTGATCGAGAAGTGACGGAACACGGTCCCACTCGATCCATGACGTCAAGGCATCAACCTCGCTGTTCATCTCCAGCGCAAGAAGCACGTCCCTCTCCTTGACACGTGTTATGCCATCAAACTCCAGAACTCTGGTCTTGCCCTGGACAAGAACGTGCTTAACTATCGGCACTCCGTACTCGGATTCCAGAAATGAGAGGGCCAGCCCCTTGATTTTGGAAGCGGAAGTTGTATTCAAATCGATCCCTTTGATCTGGGCTTTCCATAAGCCGACCCCTTCAATACATACCGGCACCAGCATGGACTGGGCGATATTCTTCAAGCCTTTGATCGCCGTATCGAAGTTAGGCCCGGCCCATGATTTGCCGGATGCTTCCTGAAAATACCGCTGGCTCTTGACCGTTGTCGTGGCATAGATTCCAATATCGATTTCGGTTTCCGGAGACTTCCGGGCCGTTTCAAATCCCACCATGTTCTCCGGAGAAGAGGTTGATTCAAAGCCAAGGAGGAAACCGACCCTCTCTTTGCGGAAATCCATCAGAGGGACGAGTTCTTTTCCATCCCAACCAGCAGGCTCGCTCTCCCATCCCTTCCGCAAGAGGTCGTCTCTCACCATTTCAGCATACTCGTCACCCGAAAGCGGGAGCACATCGCTGGCAGGCTGCAGAAGCGCACCTTCAACCTCCCCCACAACCGCCCCGTACTTTTTGAGGAGTTCTTCTCCCAGACGATAGGAGTACTTCTTCAATGCGAGCTTCATCGGAGCCTCCCTCTTCACATTGATTTAGGAAATCATGGTCAACATCCCTCTACCCATTTGGATCAGCCGCTGAAGAGCTGTTGTGGAAACTAAGTGCTGGAGGGCCGATAGACGAGGCCCTATCTTGTTAAGCCCCGTCCGGTTTGGTGATTAGTATAGCATAAGAATAATGGCAATTGCAGATAGCTCTCTTGCATTTTGAGGAAAGTCTGGAGAACGACTCAGATTGATGTATCGCCGAACAGAGAGGCACTACAGATTGATTCAGTGGGAGGGAAGCCAGCACGTGTAGTGTTTCAACAACGGCTTTCCCCTGTTTTGTCATTCCGGACTTGATCCGGAATCCATCGTTTTCCATCTGGATTCCCGCCTTCGCGAGAATGACAGCGGCGTGCTGGATATTTGCGACGCGATTGTGGTAACAATACGAGGGTGGGTTTTACCTGACCACCTCGGAAGGTCCGCCGATCCTGCCCAGGATGGCGCTGGCGGCGGCCACCGCCGGACCAGCCAGATAGACCTCCGACTTGGGGCTTCCCATCCGGCCCACAAAGTTGCGATTGGTAGTAGAAATGCAGCGCTCACCAGCCGCCAGAATACCCATATATCCGCCCAGGCAGGGCCCGCAGGTGGGAGTACTCACTGCCGCTCCGGCCTTGATGAAGTCTTCAATGAGTCCCATTTTGAGGGCTTCCAGATAAATCAGCTGAGAGCCGGGAATGATGATGCAGCGTACATTTTTGGCTACCTTTCTGCCCTTCAGAATCTCGCCAGCGACGATGAGGTCATCGAGCCTGCCGTTGGTGCAGCTCCCGATCACTACCTGGTCGATGGGCACGTTGCCCACCTTGCTGATAGGTTTGGTATTGGAAGGCAAATGCGGGAAAGACACCTGAGGCTCGATCTTGGAGGCATCGTATTCGATCACCTTCGCATATCGGGCATCGGGGTCAGGATTGTAAGCGGTGAAGGGACGACTAGCCCTCGCTTTGACATACTCCAAAGTCTTTTGATCCACCCGGAAAAGACCCGCCTTGCCGCCAGCCTCGATCGCCATGTTAGCCATGCTGAAGCGCCCATCCATCGGAAGGGAATCAATCGCCTCGCCAGCAAATTCCATTGCCTTATAAAGCGCCCCATCCACTCCGATATCGCCAATGGTGTGCAGAATGAGGTCTTTGCCTCCAACCCACTTTTGCAGTTTACCGTGATAAACGAACTTGATAGTCGCCGGCACCTTCATCCATATTTCGCCGGTTGCCATGGCGGCAGCAATATCAGTGGAACCCATACCGGTAGCAAAGGCTCCTAGCGCGCCATAAGTGCAGGTGTGGGAATCAGCGCCGACCACAACATCGCCGGGAACCACCAGCCCCTTTTCCGGCAGGATTACGTGTTCGATTCCCATCTCCCCGACTTCAAAATAGACGACCCCTTGCGCCAGAGCAAATTCGCGCATCATTTTGGCCTGTTCTGCCGAAGGAATATCCTTGTTAGGAACAAAGTGGTCAGGTATCATCACCACTTTCGTGGGATCGAAGACCTTCTCCACTCCGATGCGCTTGAACTCTTTGATTGCGATGGGCGCAGTAATGTCGTTGGATAACACAAGGTCCACCCGCACATTGATGAGTTCGCCGGGTGATACCGTCTTTTTATTCGTGTGGACAGCAAGTATCTTTTCAGCGATGGTCATTTGCTTTCACCTTCATTTCAGGGACAAGTTTCCCCTCAACAGCGTGTTGAAATAGTCTGACTCAACCCCCTGGCCCCCAATCGTTGGGGGAATCTTTTGAATTTGGGGGACACCCTTCGACAAGCTCAGGACAGGCTCCCCAAACCCCCGGCAGAGAAGTATCTCTGCACTCTCTATCAACAGGACGAGCACAAGAATCGCCCCTTCTGACAACTAAACTGGGTTACATACAACCAGTCTAAGCCGACAGCAGCCGGTTCAGGGCATTCAGATAGGCTCGGGCGCTGGCAACAATGATATCCGTGTGAGCTCCCCTTCCAGTGTATACCGTGCCATCGTGTTCGATCCTCACCGTAACTTCGCCGAGCGCATCGATGCCTGCTGTGACCGATTTGACACTGAATTCGATCAACTTAACCGGAACTTTCACCAGTTGGTTGATGGCCACATAAACTGCATCGACCGGGCCTGTCCCCGTAGCCGCTGTGGTCACTATCTGGCCATTGGGATTGGTCAACTTGACAGTGGCAGTAGGAATGCTCGGCTCGCCACAGGAAACCTGCACCTGCTCCAGATGATATTTCTCGGAGACAGTGCGCAGTTCCTCGGCCACAAGCGCCTCAAGATCGCGTTCCGTGATCTCCCGCTTCTTATCCGCCAGTTCCTTGAAGGCAATGAATGCCCGGTTGACATCATCATCGCTCAGAGTATAATGCAACTCCTCCAGACGTTTTCTAAAAGCATGACGTCCGCTGAGTTTCCCCAGAGAAAGTGTGGTGCCGGAGAGACCGATGGAAGTCGGGTCCATGATCTCGTAGGTAGTCCGCTCCTTGATGACGCCATCCTGATGAATGCCGGATTCATGGCGAAAGGCGTTCGATCCCACGATAGCCTTGTTGGGCTGGACATACATCCCGGTGCGTTCGCTCACCAGACGGCTGGTCCTATAGATTTGTGTGGTATCGATGCTCGTGGCATAGTGCAACAAGTCCTGCCGGGTCTTGATAGCCATAACGATCTCTTCCATCGAAGCGTTCCCGGCCCGCTCGCCGATCCCATTGACCGTGCACTCGATCTGACGCACTCCATGATCCAGCACCGCCAGGCTGTTAGCTACGGAAAGGCCAAGGTCATTATGGCAATGAACACTGACTCGGGCCCGCTTGATATTGGGCACATTCTTGAAAATGCCGTCGATCAGCTTGCAGAACTCCTGCGGGATAGTATAGCCGACAGTATCCGGGATATTCACCGTAGTGGCGCCGGCATTGATCACCGCTTCCAGGATTTGATAGAGGTATTCCGGATTGGTGCGTGTGGCATCCATCGGGGAAAACTCCACATCGTCGAGATACCCCTTGGCCCGGGCTACCATATCGCGAGAAGACTGCAGGATGCGTTCTCGATCCTTCTTGAGCTGGTGGAAGATATGGATATCGGAGCTAGAGAGAAAAACGTGAATTCTGGGATGCAGGGCATCTTTGACGGCCTCCCAAGCCGCATCCACAGCGTCCGGTTGAGCATGGGCCAAACCACAGATGATCGGCCGCTGCACCTGGCTGGCAATGCGCCGCACTGCTTCCAGTTCGCCTTTGGAGCTGACCGGAAAACCGGCTTCGATGATATCCACACCGAGCCTGTCCAGTTGTTTGGCAATCTCCACTTTTTCATCGGCGGTCAGCGCTGCTCCCGCCGATTGTTCTCCGTCCCTCAATGTGGTATCGAAGATATAGACCTTATCCATATCCATCATGTTCTTCTCCTAGCTCATTGCAGGAAATTAAAGAGGCTCTATACAACCCTTTTGCCCCCAAGATTGGGGGAATTCTCCCTCACCCCCTCGGTCCCCCTCCCCCGTTTACGGGAGAGGGGGAAGAAGAACAAACTTGGGGAACACCCCCAAACCCCGGAAGGGAAGTGTCCCTTCACCCTCTGCACAAGTGTCATTCCGGACCTGATCCGGAATCCACGTCTTCTTTTGCCTCCGGTGTGGGCGAGCCAAGGATCGCCCCTACTGACCACTGACAACTTACTTCAGCCAGGGCATCATGGAGCGAAGTTCAGCTCCCACTTCCTCGATCTCATGCTCGGCCTCCATTCGACGCATAGCGGTGAATCCCGGACATCCGGCCTGGTTTTCCAGAATCCACTGGCGGGCAAAGGTGCCGTCCTGAATCTCTTCAAGGATATTCCACATCTCCTCACGA of the Dehalococcoidia bacterium genome contains:
- a CDS encoding 2-isopropylmalate synthase translates to MDKVYIFDTTLRDGEQSAGAALTADEKVEIAKQLDRLGVDIIEAGFPVSSKGELEAVRRIASQVQRPIICGLAHAQPDAVDAAWEAVKDALHPRIHVFLSSSDIHIFHQLKKDRERILQSSRDMVARAKGYLDDVEFSPMDATRTNPEYLYQILEAVINAGATTVNIPDTVGYTIPQEFCKLIDGIFKNVPNIKRARVSVHCHNDLGLSVANSLAVLDHGVRQIECTVNGIGERAGNASMEEIVMAIKTRQDLLHYATSIDTTQIYRTSRLVSERTGMYVQPNKAIVGSNAFRHESGIHQDGVIKERTTYEIMDPTSIGLSGTTLSLGKLSGRHAFRKRLEELHYTLSDDDVNRAFIAFKELADKKREITERDLEALVAEELRTVSEKYHLEQVQVSCGEPSIPTATVKLTNPNGQIVTTAATGTGPVDAVYVAINQLVKVPVKLIEFSVKSVTAGIDALGEVTVRIEHDGTVYTGRGAHTDIIVASARAYLNALNRLLSA